A genome region from Panicum virgatum strain AP13 chromosome 4K, P.virgatum_v5, whole genome shotgun sequence includes the following:
- the LOC120702298 gene encoding zinc finger protein ZAT5-like, producing MLEEEDGTGQLLIVSGGGGGGGRLKHRTNKRPRHWSSSLPSPASSSSSRSGSTTTQQEEDEEADVAKCLILLAQGPAVAVEPQPPIVMPAPETPRSTSRMYAGVSSSYECKTCNKCFPSFQALGGHRTSHSNDRKKQQPRRPEQEAAAAAVTTTLSLRTAATGRPVAHECSACGTTFASGQALGGHMRRHRPLTMSAAAPESVVTADDSSNSNGRRLLLLQERSAGGNHHVNLELDLNLLPAPSTEQEVTSPAKRMHHHLN from the coding sequence ATGCTTGAGGAGGAGGATGGGACGGGGCAGCTGCTCatcgtctccggcggcggcggcggcggcggcaggctgaAGCACCGCACCAACAAGCGTCCCCGCCATTGGTCATCCTCCTTGCCGTCACCcgcttcgtcttcctcctcccgaaGCGGCAGCACCACCACACAGCaagaggaagacgaggaggcgGACGTGGCcaagtgcctcatcctcctagCCCAGGGCCCCGCCGTGGCCGTGGAGCCACAGCCACCAATAGTAATGCCGGCACCCGAGACGCCCAGGAGCACGAGCCGCATGTACGCCGGCGTGTCGTCATCGTACGAGTGCAAGACGTGCAACAAGTGCTTCCCCTCCTTCCAGGCCCTCGGCGGCCACCGCACCAGCCACAGCAACGACAGGAAGAagcagcagccgcggcggccggagcaggaggccgccgccgctgctgtcaCCACGACGCTTAGCCTGCGCACAGCAGCAACGGGGAGGCCGGTGGCGCACGAGTGCTCGGCATGCGGCACCACGTTCGCGTCCGGGCAGGCGCTTGGCGGGCACATGAGGCGCCACAGGCCGCTCACCatgagcgcggcggcgccggagagcGTGGTCACCGCCGACGACAGTAGCAATAGTAatgggcggcggctgctgctgctgcaggagaGGAGCGCAGGAGGCAACCACCACGTCAACCTGGAGCTGGACCTCAACCTGCTGCCAGCGCCGTCGACGGAGCAGGAGGTGACATCCCCGGCAAAGCGCATGCACCACCACTTGAATTGA